The following coding sequences lie in one Calothrix sp. NIES-2098 genomic window:
- a CDS encoding phage tail protein: MANNIPLTQVSYYLQYLPAIFQEDIDQYGVNFIGRFLLAFEKIITGLGDVDEPGIEEILDGITDPTTQELYLAGISRYFEPGPGLSAHKRSPPEFIEWLASWVALNLREDWNEEDKRRLISHAVTLYRKRGTKAGIKEMLNTYISPVVEIYEFHEPLQVERISTVGINTILGNGLPHYFLVKIFLSNFGEETFNTCKDQQKLARGILEQEKPAHTYYDFDIEVPLMQVGVRSTVGVNTILASPAYEVPAIQLGIYSTVGVDTLLGTLILGKFNS, encoded by the coding sequence ACCAGTATGGAGTCAACTTTATTGGTCGCTTCTTACTGGCTTTTGAGAAAATCATCACAGGTTTAGGGGATGTTGATGAACCTGGAATAGAAGAAATCCTCGATGGCATTACCGATCCAACCACTCAAGAATTGTACTTAGCTGGGATCTCCCGCTACTTTGAACCTGGCCCTGGTTTGTCTGCACATAAGCGATCGCCACCCGAATTTATAGAATGGCTAGCAAGTTGGGTAGCTCTCAATCTGCGCGAGGATTGGAACGAAGAAGATAAGCGTCGCTTGATTAGCCATGCAGTCACTCTGTACCGCAAGCGTGGCACAAAAGCTGGTATCAAAGAAATGCTCAACACTTATATTAGTCCAGTTGTTGAGATCTATGAATTTCACGAGCCTTTACAAGTAGAAAGAATTTCTACTGTCGGTATCAATACTATTCTTGGTAACGGTTTACCCCACTATTTCTTGGTCAAAATATTCTTGTCTAACTTTGGCGAAGAAACTTTTAACACCTGTAAAGACCAACAAAAGCTAGCTAGAGGGATTCTTGAGCAAGAAAAACCAGCCCACACTTATTATGACTTTGACATCGAAGTACCGTTGATGCAAGTTGGAGTGCGATCAACGGTAGGAGTAAACACGATACTTGCATCTCCAGCCTATGAAGTCCCAGCTATTCAACTTGGAATATATTCCACAGTCGGAGTTGATACCTTGCTAGGAACACTAATACTCGGAAAATTTAACAGTTAA